The Paenibacillus sp. G2S3 region CCCATGTTTTTCGCCTTTATCCTAGCTTTTGTGAAATGGGACGGGGCCAATCCAATGAAATATATCGGACTGGACAATTTCACTCGGCTTATTAAAGATACAACATTTCATAAAGCATTATGGAATACCATTGTTTACACTATTGGCGTAGTACCGTTCACCATGATTGTTGCGCTGGCGCTGGCGATTTTGCTTAATCAGAAGATCATGGCGCGCAATTTCATGAGAACCGTATTCTTTTTCCCATATGTGGCATCCTTGGTAGCCGTTGCTGCCGTATGGAACTTTATCTTCAGCCCTACGATGGGGCCGATCAACAATATTTTGCATACCCTTACCGGTATCCCACTGGAGGATCTTCCCCGCTGGGCGGCGGATAAACACTGGGCGATGTTCACAGTAATACTGTTCACTGTGTGGAAAAACATGGGTTATTATATGGTCATTTACTTGGCAGGTCTACAGGGGATCAACCCTGAGCTGTATGAGGCGGCTGAACTTGATGGTGCTAACGCCTGGAGAAGATTCCGCAATGTGACGGTCCCTCAGCTGGCGCCTACATCCTTCTTTGTACTGATGATTCTAGTCATCAATTCGTTCAAAGTCTACGATATTTTTATCAACCTATTTGCCGGCGCTGACAACCAGTTGAACGATTCTACAAGGGTTATGGTTTATCAAATCTACAATACGGCGTTCCGTTCGCTTGATTACGGATATGCCAGCGCCATGGCCATTGTATTGTTTCTGCTGGTACTTGGCATCACCATCGTCCAGTTCCGCGGCGAGAAGAAATACGGACAATAGGAGGATTCAAAAGATATGGTGGGTACAAATAAAGGAATTAGAATCGGCACGATGGTGCTAGTGTATATTTTGTTGTTTGCGACAGTGCTCTGTATGCTTGTTCCGTATATATGGATGTTGTCTTCTTCGCTCAAGCTGAACAAGGATGTGTTCTCATTCCCGATGCAATGGATTCCGGCGAATCCGCGCTGGGGAAATTTCGTGGATATCTGGACCCGTATTCCACTGGACCGATTCATTTATAACACGGCGAAATTATCAATTATCGTAACGATTTTGCAGCTACTGACTTCAAGTTTTGCTGCGTACGCATTCTCCAAACTGCAATTCAGAGGGAAAAATGTTTTATTCCTTGGATATATCGCTACGATCGCAATTCCTTGGCAGGCATATATGGTGCCGCAATTTATCTTGATGCG contains the following coding sequences:
- a CDS encoding sugar ABC transporter permease — translated: MQNETILDTKKIPKRHLSKAVRENLVAYSFIAPNFIGFAVFTLVPMFFAFILAFVKWDGANPMKYIGLDNFTRLIKDTTFHKALWNTIVYTIGVVPFTMIVALALAILLNQKIMARNFMRTVFFFPYVASLVAVAAVWNFIFSPTMGPINNILHTLTGIPLEDLPRWAADKHWAMFTVILFTVWKNMGYYMVIYLAGLQGINPELYEAAELDGANAWRRFRNVTVPQLAPTSFFVLMILVINSFKVYDIFINLFAGADNQLNDSTRVMVYQIYNTAFRSLDYGYASAMAIVLFLLVLGITIVQFRGEKKYGQ